GGATGTTATACAGTTATGGTAACGACAGCAGTATAAATGGTACAGAAGATAGCCCAATAGCAGATAGGCTGCACCGGAGTTATTTTGGATTTGACCAAGACTATTACGAGCGAATGCCTCTCCTTGTAAATGCAATGCAAGAAAACCATTATATAGATCCTATTCTAGAAATGACATTTCCAGCAAAAAGAGCTCGAGTTCTCAAAAACAAAACTACAACGACCACAGTAAATTATAAAGCATCGTCTATTAGAAGAACCAGTCCTAGACCTTTCATCTTCGAATACAGAAGTCCAACACCTACACCCTTTAGCAGAacttttggctccaaaagttgGGTTGAAAGTTACCGTAACGCACAAAGGCTCCAAAATCTCCAGCAAGTTATTCAATACCTTGAAAAAACAATTAATGCTAAATTTGGAGACTTGTACGCGATGCCTTCTAATACTCATATAGCTTTTTCTGGGATCTATGTTCCTCCGTCAGCGAATATCAACACTCAGCAAGCGAGACCTACATCACCTACCTTAGATTTGTTACAACAAAGTAGTAACAAGGTAGAGACGAAAACAAATCATCTGTCAGATCCTCTCTTCAGTTTCAAACCTGATAGTCCAGGTGACATTAATTTACTCGCGGATGGTTTTAGATTTGCACCAACTCAAAAAGTAATAACCGAATCTATAACTTCAACAGCCCCGATGTTTAGACCGATATCATATCGGAAGAAACATAAAAACGATGACAAGAATGTTGTTGACTTACTACAAGGAGCTAGTGATATCAAACACGTTGAGTCGTCAACTGTTGACAAACCAAATTCTTTCAGCGTTATGCTTAACTACAttccattaaaaacaaccattaATACGGATTACAAACAAGACGATGGCACGTCGTTTACTACAAACAAAGTATATTTCACTACGTCACGACCGGTCAGAGTTCATTTCAAAAGAAAATCTAACGGGCCCGTTCGGCGAATGTTTCCTGTTAGGCCTTTAAGAAAACCAAAAACAAATAGGAATGGGAGTCTTAAGGATATTATTAGAAAATCAGAAATGAACAAAGAAACGACAATGATTGTTCACGTCAACCTCTATCCACAGAAGACAGAAGTCAAAGACGTTAGCAATGTAAccgaaaataataaagattactCAACAACTACTGAAACAATGAAGGGCCAGCAATTGACAACAGCGCCCGAATTATCTCTAGCTCAAGTTGAAGACTATCATATTGGAAGTTCGGGAATAATACCCATTGAATCTAGGACGGAATCGTCACAATCGCCTCGTGTTCCAGTGGGGGAATTTTTTGAACCGACATCGGCAAGCACCGAAGTCAATAATTGGCCAACGAATCCTCCAGATATGGTTAAATTTAGTCCAGAGGATGCCAGAATTCCTGATCAATACAAACAACTAAGAGAAATGGAAACAAATGAAAGTGATCCATTTGGCGTTAATAGAAGAAACTTCGGAAGTGATATGATAACGCACACAGATGTTGAACCCTCAACTCTTatagtgaaattaaaaaatgaaatcagaagTACTACTGCTGGGACCATATCAGAAGAAATTATCGAAGAAGAATCAGATGAGAACACCACTGTACAAACCTATGTGCCACAAATAAATGGCCATTACAGAAGCATTAACCAGAATTCTAAGCTCCTTAACAATTTGTTGGATGTTAAAAATGAAAACGACAGGAAGAAACGACTCGAATTGTCCGTCACTAGATTACAAAAAGCATCTTATGTCGAGATGAAACGAAATAATACCTATATAAGTGCTGAAAATTATAGTGACTTTgacgaataaaaaataacttgaacTATATAAAAGTATCGTTAATATTTTCTACTGTAAAACTTACGGTTTATTCGTTGCAAAATACGTGGTGAcctttttgagttatttattttatggtttcATTTAAGTTTGTTGAAATCCATTTAAAACAGCATACCTATCCACcgacttttttatgtaattttaatttttttctatgtGAGACTGTAAAAACTTTGTAAATAAGACAGATAAATTATATAACCTGATTGGATAttgagtactttttttttaaggaaacatgAGTATTACGTATATAATTCATTTGCAACAGAAAAggtcatgtaatttttttgtacacTAGGAGTATCTTTTTCCTATATTTAAAAGGAATTACCGACCTTAAAATGAATGTTCTTAATAACCAATCGGTACCaatcttgtataaaaaaaaccgatatgtgttttttttttcatttttaagatATACATAATAGGAccactatctaaacatttttaaGTATATTGCTTAGTATACCTtcttacaatataatacaattgcTCTTAATTggacaccaacacatagtaagcagtaggtacagaaaacacaggtatatagagatttttatACTAAGCAATAGTCGACCTTATCCcttcagagcgatcttttccaggcaacctaTACAATAAACAGAAGTAAATAATAGATTCCTTCACAGACCTTAGGTTTGtggattacttacttactttattttaatttattgaattctattaatataaaataacttgGAAATATTATCTAGAAAAATACgtgcttaaattaaataaaataaaacgctttttttttctattttatataAACAAGTGGTACAAGTGATTGGAAAATTACGAGCCACTATTGAAAACCCCTTAGGGGTTTATGTAATAAATGTCATCGCGTTTCAATCCGCGTACAAACTTAAGCTATAGGTACATAAGATCAAACCTGGTTATCACAGGctaggtagtatttttttaaagttcgttTACACTGTTTGAGTCAGTGGCAGCACTTAAAACATCACTTAAGAAATTAGAACCTTAAAAATCCCTTTCAAGTTATAGAATTGATTTTTAATACAGTAgcgacatatttttaattaaacaattttatttagctTGACCTCGattatattaggtacttgtAATAGCACAGGGAATCGATTTTAAAAACCACTTCACTCTAAAATACCATTCAAAAGGTAAAATACTTTGTATTGCTAGGCATGGCTAAAAACACAGCTcaactaattaattatattatgtaattaaacTAATCATATTTCAAATCCATTACAATTTTAGATCACTTTCCAATGGTATTTCGAGTAATGTATTATCAAAAATAGGTGCCCCGGTGTAGTGATAATGATAAACCATGGAAAACTTTTTTTGGATAAGCGCCCCCTATTACTGAAGCGTGAAACTAAGTACTTACAAAAAGCAATCCAGTCCTGCGTTACTTATGTGAAACAAAACAGACTATTTTGTATAGACAGTGGCGCCAATATCATTTGGTTCATCTTATATCCCAAATAGGAATCATCGTTATTCACCATACaattcgctagatggcgctgagtGTCTTACTTTTACTTACCAGAAAATTACATTGGCgtatttaaattacaattaattattaagtacttactataATGCACGATTAAGCAGATTTATATAATAACGTGTGAACTCAAGTCGTGATTTGATTAGTTTGTGTAATTATGTAAGTAGATTCGATATTTTATCCAAGCttatttagaattgttttacTCATACTTATTAGAAGTACCTACGtgtgtaatatttgtaaaaagtttttttttgtaaataaaacccactgataaataagtaattaatagaGCTTAATAATCTACCCTTATCTATCCTTAATTACTTCAACCATCAAAATTTTttgaatacttaaaaaataGGTTATGGTGATCAAGATCAAGTGCTTTACTATGTaaaaaacaagttaaaatacctactctttTTTTGCAAGGGATCTAGAGAATTACCAAAGATTATACTCCAACAACCTTCTATTTCCCATAGCCACAGACCTATCACCTTTCGCTACACTACAATAACCTTATTGTTTTGCCCTCCAAAACACATGACCCACAATCCGTTCCTCTCTTTCACACCTGACCCCTACCATCCATCTCAGCTCACGCATCTCAAGAAAATCCCCGTTACTTTTACCTTTGCAAAAAGATTGTATCTTGCAGTTATGGAGAGACGGAGCTGACGACGacagctgtcttactctagtTTATGAAAAACGTGACGGTTGAGTGAGAGGGGAAATAACAAGTTTGCGTACCGGTGCCGCAAGTTTTGACAGTACGGTTTGAACGCAGCAGAGTTACAACGTAAATATAAtgataatatataaatattgagGTGTTTTAAACAGTTAAGTGTAAATATGTGTAATTTAGTGTAGTTTAGTGTTAAAGTGCCGTATAAGGGAATTTAGTGAAGGTGAGTCGAAATAACCGTTGTTTTTACTGTTAGTTATGTTTACACGGAACTTTCTTTGGGCTGGTCTTAGTCATCAAGGACGttatttgtatgatttttttgcgTAACTTAAAGCTGTATAACATATGTTTGACACGTTACACACAAAAACTAAAATTGCACTAAAGtaataaatagtaagta
This Choristoneura fumiferana chromosome 12, NRCan_CFum_1, whole genome shotgun sequence DNA region includes the following protein-coding sequences:
- the LOC141433085 gene encoding uncharacterized protein isoform X2: MSSESVTTGSSRLRQFGLYRTIDSRTEEFLKLSRRRQIRQGCACAAVSTVITVTIVVVILLIYEYGIAVESNLVQRMLYSYGNDSSINGTEDSPIADRLHRSYFGFDQDYYERMPLLVNAMQENHYIDPILEMTFPAKRARVLKNKTTTTTVNYKASSIRRTSPRPFIFEYRSPTPTPFSRTFGSKSWVESYRNAQRLQNLQQVIQYLEKTINAKFGDLYAMPSNTHIAFSGIYVPPSANINTQQARPTSPTLDLLQQSSNKVETKTNHLSDPLFSFKPDSPGDINLLADGFRFAPTQKVITESITSTAPMFRPISYRKKHKNDDKNVVDLLQGASDIKHVESSTVDKPNSFSVMLNYIPLKTTINTDYKQDDGTSFTTNKVYFTTSRPVRVHFKRKSNGPVRRMFPVRPLRKPKTNRNGSLKDIIRKSEMNKETTMIVHVNLYPQKTEVKDVSNVTENNKDYSTTTETMKGQQLTTAPELSLAQVEDYHIGSSGIIPIESRTESSQSPRVPVGEFFEPTSASTEVNNWPTNPPDMVKFSPEDARIPDQYKQLREMETNESDPFGVNRRNFGSDMITHTDVEPSTLIVKLKNEIRSTTAGTISEEIIEEESDENTTVQTYVPQINGHYRSINQNSKLLNNLLDVKNENDRKKRLELSVTRLQKASYVEMKRNNTYISAENYSDFDE